Genomic window (Helianthus annuus cultivar XRQ/B chromosome 3, HanXRQr2.0-SUNRISE, whole genome shotgun sequence):
GCGTCTTGTTATCACCTTTGCCTATGGAAGGATAGGGTGCTTTATCCTTTCCTCGTAGGGGGGCGGTCTGGTCTTACCCCGTCTTCATCAACAAGACCATTTAGAAAATATTACCTAACCTAAAAAAAAGCCAAAACTCACTCATTTTCGGCTCTTACCGTGAAAATCTCGCGGTATCGGTCATTTCTGCCAACTATCAAGCTGCAACTATTCATGACCAATTAAATGATGTAAAGTCGCCTCAAACAAGGGTCCAGGTGGCTACAACACAGGTGATGGAAATCGCAAATGAGGTTATGGAGGTTTCGCTTCGTCATTGGATCAGGACAACACCAGCTTCTGGTAGATGGGATTATACGAGAAAGAGGAACCAAGACTTTGATAGAGAGAGGCAAGACAAAGAAGGTCAATTAAGAGTTTCGCCTTTGGGTCACCTTCAAACGGTTGTAGCCGCGAAttgaacttttataaaataaagtgTCATCAACAATTGGCAATAACCGAAGTTGGTCCATCGTGACCACCAAGAAGGATCATACATGAAATGTTGTACATCAACTCTATAATCAATGAGTTAAACCTCTTTGGCAATTGTTCGAATCAACCATCCAAATTTATATGATTTGATTTTGTTTCTATAAGCTCGGCATGCAAGGGTCTTGAATCTTGAACTTATAAGCTGCACAAACCAAGCCAAAATGAATGGATAAATTAATTGTAGAGTATAATGATAAAGTTAAAAACTGAAAACTTTTTAAAAAGTAGGTTACTTTTCAGCTGGCAATACAAGGTTATCTTGACCTTCCACCAGCTTTGCAGAACGAACCACATCCCCTGTCTTAACCTGAGGGAGAACATCTCTTCCAATAGTCGTGTATCTACGTATTTTAATTAAGTTGTTAGTTTAACGAGAATGTACGAGTTTAACTAGAAATGGCAAAATGGGTTGATCAGGTaaggtaacgggtcaaaacacgTATATTTGCGGTAACTTTCTGAACCGTTTCTTTTAAGGTAATCTTTTTCTCCTTTTAACCCATTAGATAGAAAACATAACCTGAATCAActcatttgtaaaaaaaattgttcaaAATTTCCACCTCTAAGTTTCAAGAAATATAAAGAGTGAAAAAGGTTTAGAAGACATACCCAAATACAGAAAACTGGCCCTCATCAAAAGATAAACCTCCTAAGCCAGACTGTTGACACATAATCAAGTGTTAGTTGTACACAAACTCATAGTTCTGAAAATATAAACAGTATTATGATGTTTCTTTTTCTGAATACTCACATAGCTTTTATCATAAAGATAAAAGAAAAACTGATTTGGGGACGAGTATTCCTCAGAGACGTCATCATGGGCCATAGCAACTGCACCATAAACAGATAGCGGAAGCACAGGCAGTTCTCCATCCTTCCATTTTGTAAATGCGAAACTTTATCACAGAAAAAACAAGTATAGAAAGAAGAATTGACCGTTTGATCACAAAATGAACCAACCTGTATGCTTAAAGTTGTTTTATACAGTGGCTCAAACTGTCCAGATGGCATTATCTCTAAAGGAACACTATAACCTACACTCTTGTCAATCCCACCGTCTGACAGAATCGCTTGGTCGGTGCATTTTAGCTTCATCCCGTCATAGGCCCCATCATTTACCTGAACAACCATTTAATTTATCTTTTTCGttctaaaattatatatattttctagaTTAAAGTAGACGgacagtccctgtggtttaccaaaattttggatttggtccctagattttcaaaagtacacagatggtccctgtggtttacacttTATAACACATTTAGTCCACAACTTTGCCAAAAGTTACATGGATGGTCCtagtggtttgcactttgtaacgcatttagtccctaacttgcactgttgaaacctttagatttgttggccggggactaaatgcgttacaaagtgcaaaccacggggaccattcatgtacttttgaaaagctagggaccaaattttggtaaaccacaaggaccattcGTCTACTTTACTCTATTTTCTAGTTCTAATCAAAATGTTCATTTATTACATGTACATGAAGTTTAAGTGATTAATGAAATGAGAAATACGATGTAAACAGATGATGTAATGTTTCACTACCTTACCAGTTTTGCAAAATTTCCTGTTGTCAGTGGTGCTGAATATCCATCCAAGACAACCTGCTTATACGGTTAAAGATCAGTTGAAGCCACAGTACCAACATAGGATGAAAAGATTCAGCATACCTGGATTGTAGCAGCTTTTCTTGGTACACCACCAGATTGTGGAGTAAACATCGAACCATCTCCTTTCTCAACCACAAATTCCACAACCGCTCTCCCCGTGAGCCTAAAATATATAAATAcatttaaagaataaaattaaaattagaaAAATTTAAGTGAACTTTTACCTAGGATAGTTGGAATATTGTGCGGGCAACAAGAAAGATAGCCCAGGAGCCTGTCCAAAAAAAAAACCACAAtcatatacatataaaaaaaagGTGACTTGCACATTCAGAATTTCTCAAACTGGGAATTAGTCTGGTATCAAAAATTTCAACGTTGTTTTCAACAAAGCACAAATTTAAGTTGCTGACATGGAAGGCGAATGTCTTTGATGCTTTTGCATAGAATACAGTTTGTATGACTTGAAATGAACCTGTAGGAGCTCTAACTGGGCTATAGAATCCAGTGAAGATGCAAGAGCTACTGATACTCTATCTGGATCCTTGTCCTTTATATATCGAAGCAGAGCCTGCAATTCCCCCTGCAAGCCCAAAAACATTGTTGTAGAACCCGTGGCCTAAAACATTGTGTATATTTTCACGTATTTTCGTGCAAGGTACCTTCTCATCAGTAAGAGAAGTATAAAGTGCCAACCCTTTTTCCTTTTGATCAGCTGGTAGGCTTGCCAGAATAGAATCCTTTTCATCGACTGCAATCTGATCAAGGAATATGAAAGAATGAGGAAAACGAACAAGGTCACTCTTCATTATAAACATGTCTAAAGCCTAAAGGTGATTAACTACCTTTAAAGCTTTCTTTACATTGCCCTCCATTGTTCCATAAGGCTTTCTCTGAGGAATCCTTAGCAAGTATGACAGTTCCTCAAGAGAATTCTACAAGAAAACAAGATAAATTTCAACACAAGATATACCAAAACGTAGAAAGTGTCCCAATGAAGAACTGTTTGATGGACCTGTATACTTTTCATATTTGTGTTTGCAGGGATGGCTTTTCTCAAAGCTAATTCTCCAGTTCTGGGCACCTTTGTGTCGGGTGAATAAAGCACAGCGTTAGCAGGTGGAAGAAATGGTGCATCCCATCCAGATAACGGCACTGGAGATATGAGTTGAATGATAAAAACTGCTGCAGAGACTGCAGCTCCCAATCTCGTGATTCCATGCTGTAAAACTGGCAAACATGATTTGGTGTCGGTTTTGTGGTTGTCTGAACATTCCTACATGACAAAGTCCGCTTGTAAAATTGGCAGAATCTGAAAGAATGTGACTCGGTATTGATCTTAAAACCACTAAAAATCGCACGAAAAATGCATATCTAAAGTCAGATCTAAACTAATTTAAACctaattaaaaatcaaaaccaCTGAAACTGAAGTGAATTCATACACCAAAACGTAATTTATGCCTAATTACGAAATGCAAGCTATTCTATCAGATTGTAATGAGATCAGCATCATAAAAAGTTAATCTACATAGCGTAAACAATCAAAGATGATTCGTCTTCAAAACAACACACCAAGAACAACACTAGTAAAATCGAATTCATACACAGTATTGATCTTAAAACTTctaaaaattgcacaaaaatgCATATCTAAAGCCAAATCTAAACTAACTTTAACCTGATTACGAATCTAAACCACTGAAATTGAATCTACACCACGTAAATGCAGGCTATTCTAATATATTCTAATGAGAAATAGCTTCTTAAAAGGTAAATCTACACCACGTAAACAATCAACGCTGATTCGTCTTCGAAGCTACACACCGCTAACCTCACTAGTAAAAATTGAATTCATACACGGTATCGATCTTAAAACATCAGAGAATTGCACAAAGATGCCTATTTTAAGTCAAATCTCAACTAATTTTGATCTAATTACGAATCTTAACCACCGAAATTAAATCGAGTACATACACTAAATGCATATTCTTCCTAATTACGAATGCAACTATGCAACCTATTCTAATAGATTGTAATAAGAAACAGCATCATAAAAGGTTAATCTACAATGCGTAAACAATCAACAATGATTCATCTCCATCACACCGAGAACAACACTAGTAAAACTGAATTCATACACAATATTAATTTAAAACATCTAAAAATTGCACAAAAACGCACATATAAAGCCAAATCTAAACTATTTTTAACCTAATCACAAGTATAAACCACTAAAACCGAATCAAACTCATAAACAAAACCTAATCTACACCTAATAACAAAACACAATCCATTCTAACATATCGCAACGAGAAACACATCACAAACCGTTAATCCACATTACCTAAACAATCAACAACCATTCGTTTCAAAACAAGTGCAACTAGAACTCATACTAACCGTTGGAGGCTCTAATTTTGACAAAATGCAGCTAACAAGCTTCGACTGGAATGATTTTGTTGCAGTTCTGTTGAGCGGGATGAAGGATCGTGGAGTTAGGGCACAGTATCGTCTGGAAACAGATGTGTTGATTGAAATGTTAATGGAAGGTTTGGGGGAGATGATTGGAGAAGATAAGGGAACTGCCATAGCCAGATTGTTGCAGGTTTTGGCGGGTAGCATTATCTAGATGGCGTGAAGCCTATCTGTTGTGGTTAGTTTCAGTTGGAAGTGCAAAGCGCGTGTGGAGGTTTTTGTTTGGTTGTTTTTAGTGGGACACGTCAGCAAGGCGTTGGTAATAGCGTGGGAATGCACGTAGGTGATTTCATCCGAGGTGTGTGGTGATTTATACTAACACCATCCGATATGGGCGtggttttttcaaaatttacCACCAAACACGCCCCAACACACCGGACCCCCACCCTCTGTGGCGTTTTTGGGCGTGATTTTCGAAAAAAATCTTTCCAGCGTGATTTAAATCACGCCTTGCCCCCATTTGTCTGTCCAATCACCTTCCATCTTCCTATTTTTTATTCAATAAGATTCTTTtatggtttttgttttttttaattatattacaTCTCATTTAGCATAATGTCCCATATCCCTACTACACTCCTTTTGTAAAAACCCCCAATAATGTCTCATTACTGACTGtactgccacatggcgcaaacaccctagggtggggcattattcaccccaacgactacgcatggtctaagggGTTTGAACTATAATATGATATCATATTTAGTCCTTTGATGAAAATACAACCAAGGTTTATTATTTgaataaataaactaaaaaaaatcatgtttttttACACCAGATTACTAACTATGTTCTTTGTCtttaaaaagtacaaaaaaccGTACTTGAAGTTTGCAAACTCTTGCACGTTATGTTCTTTAGTCCTAATCTAGTTAGTTTTCAAGGTTAAACCTGACCAAGTGTATCCCACATAAGGGTAAATTAGTCTGTTTacctatttatattaaaaaatactTTAATACATAACCTGCCACTACCCATGCACCACCTACCcccaccagccaccaccaccccACCCGACCACCACAACCTGCCACCAGCCCTACCCCACCCCCAGATCTCGATACCTTCCATCGCAACCACCACATCATCTTTTCGGCCACACCTCTCAGCAACTCCAATCACAAATCAAAAAATCAAATCCAGATATCACACTATATCCATTTGGGTACATGGTGGATTAGTTTGTGGAACACTGTATAGAAGAAGATATCTCTGCAATTTGAGAGTTTCATCTTAATCCCAAGATTCCTAACACATAACCCAAAAAATACTTTATCATCCCAATAATCATCTTCAATTTGTTCAACATTTTCAATGAAATTGGTGGGGTTGGGGGGTTGATGAAGACCCTTCAAAACATACAATATGTATTCCACAACATTTCATTAAACCCAACATGAAGATAACTACAAAATTCACTTTGACTGATTGGTGTTGCGATGCGTTCAGATATGGATCGACTAAAATGATTTCAAATGGGTAAGATATCAGATATGGATCCGCGTAGACTGATTTGCGTTGCGGTGGTGAGACCGATTTACGTTACAGATTTGATTTCTTGGTGGTGCAATGGGGGAGGTGCAATGGCGGTGGTCATGCGATGGGGGAGGTGCAATGGCGGTGGTCATGCGATAGTGGTGGTGCTATGGGAATAGTGAGGTGTGTGCAGGTGGTGGTCCGGTGGGGTGTGTGCAGGTGGTGGCAGTGGTCCGGTGAAGGTGTATGGCGGTGGTGGCAGGTATGGTGGTGATGGGGacaagtggtggtggtggtctggcagttagagagagagagagagagagagagagagagagagagagagagagagagaatgtgtGTGTATTGTGAGAGAGGGGTGGTTTATGCGTGCGTGTATATATAGGTATTTATAAATATCtctatatataatttttatgattatttattttagtatttagggtataatgaccaaaataccctcatgtgaggTCTATTTGGTCCAGATTAAACCataaaaactaactgagttagggctaaaagacataacgtgcaagggtttgcaaacatcgaatacgtttttttgtactttttgaagacAAAAGACATAGTTTGCAAGCTGGTGTCAACATAAAAGACGATTTTTGTAATCTACTCTTAGTATTTTCATCTTGTCAATATCATAATCCTATATGTTTTAGCTTTATAGGTAATATACTTGTATAAGTAAATCCAACCACTAAGATGGCCTAGTGGTTGACGTCTTGGTTTTTCCAATAGAGACCTGAGTTCTACTCAGGTAAATAGTTTGAGTGGCCGGTCCTTGACAATAATCAAAGAATTCCATTTAGGGTTTGTTTGGTTGGTGAAGTCCTTTGTTTAATGGGCTTTTGaggttgaaattaaaagacatgGATCGGGCCCGATTTAGTTTTCTTGGTCCTAAGTTATTTAATCTAATTGTTCTCTATATATATCCTACTCATGTATTGTAGCTCGTGGATGTAGGTCCCTTGTTGGGACCCTTTGGTCTGAGCTTAATGAGATAATCTAGTGGCAGCATGTGGAAGAAGTCCCCTGCTGGGACCGACCCACGTAAAATTTTTGTCTTGTCTTTATTCTCCATTTGTGTGTTTATAACGTTTGTGCGTGTGTTGGTTTGCGCTACGCCGCTTGATACCTAACAAGTTTTAGCTTAATGTGATTGTGGGGCAGATATAACAGTTCAAACCCCCTCCCTTTGCTTGGCTTGTCTTTAGAGCCATGAGTCATTTACTTTCTACGATGTTCTAGGGAGAGGGTGTCGCATGACGGTTAGCGAGTCTgataaacttgtttttttttatataagtaAATTCAATTACATAATATATTAggggggtgtttggtgttgcgttttcaaaataaattttgcgttttcaaaactgcgttttgaaaaagcatgtaggtacatgcttctccaaaacgcagttttggaggcagataatcactttttcatccaaacacttttttagattatttatgttttacaaacacaataatcaaataatcacttcaaaacataatcccaaacaccctctaaaagAATGACCAACGTTGTAAAAGCAAAATATGAATTAAAATTTCTAGTCCATATTTCATGTTTTTTTTGTTCCATCACTTACGGAAGACGACGTCGTCCCTCATCACCTCCATGTCACCGAAAAAATTCATATAAGTTCAAAAATCGTCAATTTTAATGTACACGTTAAATGAATCTTATATTCGTAACATAACATCACTTTCCTTTTAAAATAATGTTAGTATTTCCAACTAAACTCCGATTATTTCTAACCCTCAATCAACAACTTATGGTTCATCGTAATTCAATAATCGATTCAAAATCTCACTACATATTTAGAACAATTTAGAGAGCAAACTTCTAATAAAGTATCACACAATCCGAAACACCCATTTCTATTACTTTACATTCTTTATAACTATGGATCTTCTATGTGTGTTTAGATCGGTAGCACACAACCTCTTCATGAAAGCAACTTAACAAAACAAATTTCATGATAATTCATTGAAACGTGTCATTTCAGTCCAGAAAATTAACCCAAGTTAAAAAAATTCAATTAGCTCATGGGTAAAATTGTCATTTTACATAGATTTTTTATATTCATTTTTTAACTTCATATTTTAatataaagaaaagaaaaacatatgTAGATGCTCGGAATCAAACCCGTGACCACCTGCTTAGAAACATATGCGTTAACCAGCGAGCCAAAGCTCCTTTTGCTCTAAGTTTtcatttgtttttcttttgataTGTGTTAAACCACCAGCACCATACAGCTAtccaaccaccatcaccacaatTCAACCATCAAACAACCACCGTtcaaccactaccaccaccaccaccgttcaATCTCCACCACCATCCAAACAACTCCACCATCGTCGTCGCTTCATGTTCGGTATGTGTCATTTTTACGTTTCCAGCAACAATGAAATGCGAAGTAGAGGTATCATGATATAACAATCGATGCAATAATTAGTACGTGTCAAGAAGAAATTATGCATAAGTTAACTAGAATTCAATTCCTCTTGctttgtcaccttcttttgagtGAACATCTAACCTGCATTTTATGTTTATTTCACTCActcattcatcatcatcttcttctacgGAAAACGTAAAACGACACATGCCTCTACTTTGCATCGATTGTTGTATCATGATACCTTGCATTTCACTGTTGCCGAAAAACGTAAAATGACACATACCAAACGTGAAGCGGCGACAATGGTGGAGTTGTTTGGATGGTGGTGGAGATTGAAAGGTGGTGGTAGTGGTTGAATGGCGGTGGTTTGATCGTTGAATCATGGTGATGTTGTTTGGATAGCTGAATGGTGTTGGTGCTGGTGGTTTAACACAtatcaaaagaaaaacaaatgaAAACTTAGAACAAAAGGATCTTTTGCTCGCTGGTTAATGCATGTGTTTCTAAGCAGATGGTCACAGGTTCGATTCTTGCCATCTGcatatgtttttcttttctttatattagaatttgaagtaaaaaaatgaaaataaaaagtcTATGTAAATTGACAATTTTACCCCTGATctaattgaattttttttatcaGGGGT
Coding sequences:
- the LOC110884640 gene encoding peptidyl-prolyl cis-trans isomerase CYP37, chloroplastic isoform X1, with translation MLPAKTCNNLAMAVPLSSPIISPKPSINISINTSVSRRYCALTPRSFIPLNRTATKSFQSKLVSCILSKLEPPTECSDNHKTDTKSCLPVLQHGITRLGAAVSAAVFIIQLISPVPLSGWDAPFLPPANAVLYSPDTKVPRTGELALRKAIPANTNMKSIQNSLEELSYLLRIPQRKPYGTMEGNVKKALKIAVDEKDSILASLPADQKEKGLALYTSLTDEKGELQALLRYIKDKDPDRVSVALASSLDSIAQLELLQAPGLSFLLPAQYSNYPRLTGRAVVEFVVEKGDGSMFTPQSGGVPRKAATIQVVLDGYSAPLTTGNFAKLVNDGAYDGMKLKCTDQAILSDGGIDKSVGYSVPLEIMPSGQFEPLYKTTLSIQDGELPVLPLSVYGAVAMAHDDVSEEYSSPNQFFFYLYDKSYSGLGGLSFDEGQFSVFGYTTIGRDVLPQVKTGDVVRSAKLVEGQDNLVLPAENL
- the LOC110884640 gene encoding peptidyl-prolyl cis-trans isomerase CYP37, chloroplastic isoform X2, giving the protein MLPAKTCNNLAMAVPLSSPIISPKPSINISINTSVSRRYCALTPRSFIPLNRTATKSFQSKLVSCILSKLEPPTECSDNHKTDTKSCLPVLQHGITRLGAAVSAAVFIIQLISPVPLSGWDAPFLPPANAVLYSPDTKVPRTGELALRKAIPANTNMKSIQNSLEELSYLLRIPQRKPYGTMEGNVKKALKIAVDEKDSILASLPADQKEKGLALYTSLTDEKGELQALLRYIKDKDPDRVSVALASSLDSIAQLELLQAPGLSFLLPAQYSNYPRLTGRAVVEFVVEKGDGSMFTPQSGGVPRKAATIQVVLDGYSAPLTTGNFAKLVSFAFTKWKDGELPVLPLSVYGAVAMAHDDVSEEYSSPNQFFFYLYDKSYSGLGGLSFDEGQFSVFGYTTIGRDVLPQVKTGDVVRSAKLVEGQDNLVLPAENL